A genomic segment from Alistipes senegalensis JC50 encodes:
- a CDS encoding fimbrillin family protein, giving the protein MNKSIYICAAAAMMLASCSNDEVVEQAQENAISFRSMMGANTRGVVADVSNLNTLCVTAYQGTNLHFDNVIFQKDGTGFFNSAKPYYWPETGELTFTVLSGNWSGTRDFTGSTEQWMRNVTINDDIVKQEDMTYVSNVAGTKAANGKVGVPLEMKHALVQVQLNAKNTNPNYVYKVKGFRLNNVVSNGDFDFKNEQWNTNGNGNIKHKTLEVTYDTPIDLAADAKSIMGTAGNAMVIPCTSSQWIVGGGSFEVPLSADAQPQASTIEGAFFSVLVNIQMKLGATVYPDKVGGYAWVAIPVNYQWAQQHGKKFTYTLDFSNGAGRVDPVDPGTDWDASKDPAKTQPVLGGLIRFGVTVSEWGTDDKDVDLKDPEKFDVTVDGWTDDKKDAPLK; this is encoded by the coding sequence CGCAGCATGATGGGTGCGAATACCCGTGGCGTGGTGGCTGACGTTAGTAATTTGAATACCCTCTGCGTGACGGCCTATCAAGGAACAAATCTGCACTTTGACAATGTCATATTCCAAAAGGACGGTACGGGCTTCTTCAACTCTGCCAAGCCCTATTATTGGCCGGAAACCGGCGAATTGACTTTCACCGTACTTTCAGGCAACTGGAGCGGTACCCGTGATTTCACCGGCTCTACAGAGCAATGGATGAGAAATGTCACCATCAACGATGATATTGTCAAGCAGGAAGACATGACCTATGTCAGCAATGTGGCAGGCACGAAAGCCGCCAACGGAAAAGTGGGCGTACCGCTGGAGATGAAGCACGCGCTTGTACAAGTTCAGCTCAATGCAAAGAATACCAATCCCAACTATGTGTACAAGGTGAAAGGATTCCGTCTCAACAATGTAGTAAGTAATGGCGACTTTGACTTCAAGAATGAACAATGGAATACTAATGGCAATGGCAACATAAAGCATAAGACACTTGAAGTTACCTACGACACTCCCATAGACTTGGCGGCGGATGCCAAATCTATCATGGGCACGGCTGGCAACGCCATGGTGATACCGTGTACTTCGTCGCAGTGGATCGTAGGCGGGGGCTCTTTTGAAGTTCCGCTTTCTGCCGATGCTCAACCACAGGCCAGTACAATAGAGGGAGCATTCTTCTCGGTCTTGGTAAATATCCAGATGAAGTTGGGAGCGACTGTTTATCCCGACAAGGTTGGAGGCTATGCGTGGGTTGCCATACCGGTGAACTATCAATGGGCACAGCAACATGGCAAGAAGTTTACCTATACGCTCGACTTCAGCAACGGTGCCGGACGTGTTGACCCTGTAGATCCGGGCACGGACTGGGATGCAAGCAAAGACCCTGCCAAGACGCAACCCGTCTTGGGCGGCCTGATACGCTTCGGCGTGACGGTCAGCGAGTGGGGCACCGACGACAAGGACGTGGACCTGAAAGACCCTGAAAAGTTCGATGTCACGGTGGACGGTTGGACGGACGACAAGAAGGACGCTCCCCTGAAATGA
- a CDS encoding fimbrillin family protein has translation MNKMIYLCAAAALALASCSNDETVEMAQQKGISFRAVTGLNTRASEVTTDNLSAIKVTAFWNENKNKYDGFDTEVDYVKEGGVFNSADSKFWPQDANEVLSFTAFSTNWTGTKTITDKDNINVGGVAINADVDKQADMVYVTGMTGTKAANETAGVALELEHALSQIQISAKSDNTVYTYQVKGIRISNVDGEADFNVVNGTWSNNATNDQIYTVEYTIPVTLNGTAQSIMEQKQDNGVNYSDNAMLIPQEATTAWDVENDKQNANKGTYISVLLRITKTADNSNVFPAEGADTYGWAAVPASFTWKKGNKYVYTLDFTNGAGRVDPVTPGPDVKPQPDGKDPDKGDKILGDPIKFTVTVTPWNPQENNIDM, from the coding sequence ATGAACAAAATGATTTATTTATGCGCAGCGGCCGCATTGGCGCTGGCATCATGCTCGAACGACGAGACTGTGGAAATGGCACAGCAGAAAGGCATCAGTTTCCGTGCCGTAACAGGACTGAATACACGTGCTTCCGAAGTGACAACGGACAATCTGAGTGCCATCAAGGTTACAGCCTTTTGGAATGAGAACAAGAACAAGTACGACGGTTTTGATACTGAAGTTGATTATGTAAAGGAGGGCGGTGTATTTAATTCAGCCGATTCAAAATTCTGGCCGCAAGATGCAAACGAAGTATTGAGCTTCACCGCCTTCTCTACCAACTGGACGGGAACGAAAACCATCACGGACAAGGATAACATCAACGTGGGTGGTGTAGCGATTAACGCCGATGTGGACAAGCAGGCCGACATGGTATACGTTACAGGCATGACCGGAACCAAGGCTGCCAACGAAACTGCCGGTGTCGCATTGGAATTGGAACACGCCCTTTCCCAGATCCAAATCTCTGCAAAGAGTGACAATACGGTCTACACATACCAAGTGAAAGGTATCCGTATTTCAAACGTTGACGGAGAGGCCGACTTCAATGTCGTAAATGGTACGTGGAGCAACAACGCTACAAACGACCAGATTTACACTGTGGAGTATACTATTCCGGTAACTTTGAATGGTACTGCCCAAAGCATCATGGAACAAAAGCAGGATAATGGCGTTAACTACAGTGACAATGCCATGCTGATCCCGCAGGAAGCTACCACGGCTTGGGATGTTGAAAACGACAAGCAAAATGCCAACAAGGGTACATACATCTCCGTACTGTTGAGAATCACTAAGACGGCTGATAACAGTAACGTTTTCCCTGCTGAAGGTGCTGACACTTACGGTTGGGCTGCCGTTCCCGCTTCATTCACTTGGAAGAAGGGCAACAAGTATGTCTATACTTTGGACTTCACCAACGGTGCGGGACGTGTTGACCCTGTAACTCCGGGACCGGATGTTAAGCCGCAACCGGACGGAAAAGACCCGGACAAGGGAGACAAGATCTTGGGTGACCCGATCAAGTTCACCGTTACTGTTACTCCTTGGAATCCCCAAGAGAACAACATCGACATGTAA
- a CDS encoding fimbrillin family protein: MANKAIHVLAAAALILASCSNDDTVQVASGKGIRFRMAVGMNTRALSADLAGLKATGFSVSAFATAGNEEKYGFRNLLFTHEAGTENDWTSDPLKYWPDDGSELRFVAACPAAADWGGTYEGDKPGELKVTGFSPEADIAGQKDLLAGYASGDRNNAAKTEIELRHVLTQVEVRAKSSNNTYRYDVKAVRIGSVRSTGDYTFPSAVNTDGSWTLKEGSYASYTTEDLKEPVRLTADATSLMGDGGTAMLLPQQLTAWDAKDDKENTKNGSYIALLLKITTDAGRQVYPSADDEYGWAAVPIGGHAESKKNHWQPGDKFVYTLDLTGGAGVTPPDSPDPGEPILGQPIHFTVTVNNWVIRHQDVNL; this comes from the coding sequence ATGGCAAATAAAGCGATTCATGTATTGGCGGCAGCGGCCTTGATCCTTGCCTCGTGCTCCAACGACGACACGGTACAGGTAGCTTCGGGGAAAGGCATCCGCTTCCGCATGGCGGTGGGCATGAACACCCGTGCCCTCTCCGCCGACCTCGCCGGGCTGAAAGCCACCGGCTTCAGCGTGTCGGCGTTCGCCACGGCCGGCAACGAGGAGAAGTACGGGTTCCGGAACTTGCTGTTCACGCACGAGGCGGGGACGGAGAACGACTGGACGTCCGACCCTTTGAAGTATTGGCCGGACGACGGCAGCGAGCTGCGCTTCGTGGCCGCCTGTCCCGCGGCCGCGGACTGGGGAGGCACCTACGAGGGTGACAAGCCCGGCGAGCTGAAAGTGACCGGCTTCAGTCCGGAAGCGGACATCGCCGGACAAAAAGACCTGCTGGCAGGTTACGCCTCGGGTGACAGGAACAATGCCGCCAAGACGGAGATAGAGCTGCGCCACGTGCTCACGCAGGTGGAGGTACGTGCCAAGAGTTCTAACAATACCTACCGCTACGACGTGAAGGCGGTACGCATCGGTTCCGTCCGCTCCACAGGCGACTATACGTTCCCTTCAGCGGTAAATACCGACGGCAGCTGGACGCTGAAAGAGGGCAGCTACGCTTCCTATACCACTGAGGACTTAAAAGAGCCTGTACGCCTTACGGCGGATGCCACATCGCTCATGGGCGACGGCGGCACGGCGATGCTCCTTCCGCAGCAGCTCACGGCGTGGGACGCGAAAGACGACAAGGAGAACACAAAGAATGGTTCCTATATCGCCCTGCTGTTGAAGATCACCACCGATGCGGGCAGGCAGGTCTATCCATCCGCTGATGATGAATACGGCTGGGCGGCAGTGCCCATCGGAGGCCACGCGGAGAGCAAGAAGAACCACTGGCAGCCGGGCGACAAGTTCGTCTACACGCTCGACTTGACGGGCGGTGCAGGGGTAACGCCCCCGGACAGCCCCGATCCCGGTGAGCCGATACTGGGACAGCCCATCCACTTCACGGTGACGGTGAATAACTGGGTGATTCGCCATCAGGACGTGAACCTGTAA
- a CDS encoding fimbrillin family protein, which produces MNYKNKLMGLSLILLAMFSACTDDVENGGRDSGTGDHRITFAVGTAAPDARTRADGSHSGATESYETSSVEMQGKLDGKTVYLTAEVSDAFPGDDQPLTRGTQVTGGAQVDEFSVSAAILDANVFEPETLDVMYNVKVTKDNASSTWTTGTPYYWPTGKKLTFFAWYPYNSKNLTIPKDNNVKDTKLFYEIPEQVADQEDFMMANSYDVSETSSVPIWFRHMLTAVKFKTSNNIPACTVKSIALKGVKYRGYHNWQAHGSSILPWDLDADTRDFTLNFPEGKKVAENTETELTGEGETFFMMPQTFGDDSEARLEMTLEMNGVEQTIGAKLKDLANAYGSSVWNLTTTVTYNISLDQNVELELNKDVFVASGADAVIYVKSNCDWECTLSDPNGITGSAAPALCKPTLKGSTSGVQSDSFDNENAKLTLETIQPTDTETRKGKVKLTFTFPSKPGKTVEKEVTLTSSLMVEYPTGSDIWYKLSQGSMSCHDLMTTDTPTLPDNADFATAIAKVVGADVTYSRELVATRTGGTSYDGDPAVFTYFGIRRAKADGSTIVVNLSRITLENYGDSTFDEKNFMTWGGTYYPVGSTWTVTKDNYNVKTHVDDMGTDLSVWQSTAMGNWGYDQAYDYSSSTFRYPGYYTIKNNKFGYYSIEKVSN; this is translated from the coding sequence ATGAACTACAAGAACAAACTGATGGGCTTGTCGCTCATCCTATTGGCGATGTTCTCCGCCTGTACGGACGATGTGGAGAACGGAGGCCGTGACTCGGGCACGGGCGACCACCGCATCACCTTTGCCGTGGGCACGGCAGCCCCTGATGCCCGGACAAGGGCGGACGGCAGCCACTCTGGTGCCACCGAATCATACGAAACCAGCTCCGTGGAGATGCAGGGCAAACTGGATGGGAAAACCGTCTACCTGACTGCCGAAGTCTCCGACGCTTTCCCGGGTGACGACCAACCCTTGACACGGGGTACGCAGGTGACAGGGGGCGCACAGGTGGATGAATTTAGCGTGTCGGCTGCTATTTTAGATGCTAACGTTTTTGAACCCGAGACGTTGGATGTGATGTACAACGTGAAGGTGACGAAAGACAACGCCTCTTCCACATGGACTACCGGAACGCCGTATTACTGGCCTACCGGCAAGAAGCTGACTTTTTTCGCTTGGTATCCCTACAACTCGAAGAACCTGACCATCCCGAAAGACAACAATGTCAAGGATACGAAGCTGTTCTACGAGATACCCGAACAGGTAGCCGACCAAGAGGACTTCATGATGGCCAACAGCTATGACGTGAGCGAGACATCAAGCGTGCCGATTTGGTTCAGGCACATGCTCACGGCAGTGAAGTTCAAGACGAGCAACAATATCCCTGCCTGCACCGTCAAGTCCATTGCCCTGAAAGGAGTGAAATACAGAGGCTATCATAACTGGCAAGCACACGGCAGCAGTATACTTCCTTGGGATTTGGATGCTGACACCAGAGACTTCACCTTGAACTTTCCCGAAGGAAAGAAGGTAGCCGAGAATACCGAGACCGAACTCACGGGAGAGGGCGAGACTTTCTTCATGATGCCGCAGACATTTGGAGATGACAGCGAAGCCCGTTTGGAGATGACGCTGGAGATGAATGGCGTGGAGCAGACCATCGGTGCCAAACTGAAGGATCTTGCCAATGCTTATGGTTCGTCAGTTTGGAATCTGACAACAACGGTTACATATAATATCTCGCTCGACCAGAATGTCGAGTTGGAATTGAACAAGGATGTCTTCGTGGCTTCGGGTGCCGACGCTGTGATTTATGTGAAGAGCAACTGTGACTGGGAGTGTACACTGAGCGACCCGAACGGCATCACCGGCAGCGCCGCACCGGCCTTGTGCAAGCCGACGCTGAAAGGTAGCACCAGCGGAGTGCAGTCGGACAGTTTCGATAATGAAAACGCGAAACTCACCCTTGAAACCATCCAACCGACCGACACTGAGACGCGCAAGGGCAAGGTGAAGCTCACGTTTACGTTCCCTTCCAAACCGGGAAAGACGGTAGAGAAAGAGGTGACGCTGACTTCCAGTCTGATGGTGGAATATCCGACAGGAAGTGACATCTGGTACAAACTGTCCCAAGGGTCTATGAGTTGCCACGACTTGATGACCACCGATACGCCCACCTTGCCCGATAATGCCGACTTTGCCACGGCCATAGCCAAGGTGGTAGGTGCCGATGTGACATATAGCCGCGAACTGGTAGCGACAAGAACTGGAGGAACTTCTTATGATGGCGATCCGGCCGTCTTCACTTACTTCGGTATCCGCAGAGCCAAAGCTGACGGTTCGACCATCGTGGTGAACCTTTCCAGAATCACCTTGGAGAACTATGGCGATTCAACTTTCGATGAAAAGAACTTCATGACTTGGGGTGGAACTTACTATCCAGTAGGTAGCACATGGACGGTGACCAAAGACAACTATAATGTGAAGACTCACGTAGACGACATGGGTACGGATTTGTCTGTTTGGCAAAGCACTGCCATGGGTAACTGGGGATATGACCAAGCGTATGACTATAGTAGTTCTACTTTCCGCTATCCCGGTTACTACACCATCAAGAATAACAAGTTCGGCTACTACTCCATTGAAAAGGTCTCAAATTGA
- a CDS encoding fimbrillin family protein, which yields MNYRNKLMNLSLIALAVFSACSDEVENGTHPGKGDQRLSFAVSMGGTNAWKPTAGTRAASGLGESTYELKPIEMEGKVNGKTVYLTAEVTDGFPGDNRPMTRGTQISETNKTDMETFALSAYTDATGTPDFMYNETVTLNKDEGRWYPTGTYYWPAKKQLSFYAWYPSAADGMTLTDNTHPGAPVMTYIVPDDVKKQQDVMSAVVIGKDNPTLADGFATTDLTFNHALSAVKFVAGDDLPNCVVKSIKLDGVRYKGTYTLGTDAWTLTDDTQAFTLRLNKVVTGNGGAITEDGKGETLFMMPQTLSDDVKIEVVLNDGTADFTVGASIGGTKWEMGKTYTYHISYNFVSLITTNDQFIAYTDETLTDQVAFFLSASATTAGTTGTIIAPTGLTVTPTTFASGASNIPVKVTWPKDLGNYISMEIQFAGKKKQIRLSRQTPTEGDAHWLYSLPETTSQHLENDIIGLQNASESDWIAMTSSPTYTKDNYSQVIYDNSSKGDIYLQTLSIPSANRFASLLATKEDFDQNVMYCVEQKAFTADFGFKGCERNISRESEKWNIVLNGGHFKDNVTNMKARVVISSDVSDELINDQGRDLTYGEPVSIVVNKTTSMAVSATPYVKKRWDNLQNNTANNGTRKVNVQVKNDGMDEWYDCGPDGLMSDRFTWGNNFAIGYNQYHGKGNNWNNGALPIVRDYYEVHQKHPMFGLHRWSIMRDNGDANIMGNALYMIFCSARQWNGWNNGSIYRNSTSGGWSYIACNQANSITDPENPNYNDVYNGGRFITIGVNGRNWRWSSWQNYPGPLTVWIPVVYTDSHCGLNARPTDGTPIPGTSVNE from the coding sequence ATGAACTACAGGAATAAACTAATGAACCTTTCTCTCATCGCGCTGGCAGTATTCTCCGCCTGTTCGGACGAGGTGGAGAACGGTACTCACCCGGGAAAGGGAGACCAGCGTTTGAGCTTCGCCGTAAGCATGGGAGGCACGAACGCATGGAAACCGACAGCCGGCACCCGTGCGGCTTCCGGTTTAGGGGAGAGCACGTACGAGCTGAAACCCATTGAGATGGAAGGCAAGGTGAACGGGAAGACCGTCTACCTTACCGCAGAAGTGACGGACGGATTTCCCGGCGACAACCGTCCGATGACGCGCGGCACGCAAATCTCCGAGACCAACAAGACGGATATGGAGACCTTTGCCTTATCGGCCTATACCGATGCCACCGGCACGCCCGACTTCATGTACAACGAGACGGTCACCTTGAATAAGGACGAAGGCCGTTGGTATCCCACGGGGACATACTACTGGCCCGCCAAGAAGCAGTTGAGCTTCTACGCATGGTACCCCAGTGCGGCGGACGGCATGACGCTCACCGACAATACCCATCCGGGCGCCCCCGTGATGACCTATATCGTGCCCGACGACGTGAAGAAGCAACAGGACGTGATGAGTGCCGTAGTCATCGGAAAGGATAATCCGACGCTGGCAGACGGTTTCGCCACCACCGACCTGACGTTCAACCACGCCCTCTCGGCGGTGAAGTTCGTGGCAGGGGATGACCTGCCCAACTGCGTGGTGAAGTCCATCAAGCTGGATGGCGTGCGCTACAAAGGTACTTACACGTTAGGAACGGACGCATGGACATTGACTGATGACACGCAAGCCTTTACCCTGCGTTTAAACAAAGTGGTGACAGGAAACGGTGGAGCCATTACGGAGGATGGCAAAGGCGAGACCCTCTTCATGATGCCGCAGACATTGTCCGATGACGTGAAGATAGAGGTGGTGCTGAATGACGGAACTGCCGACTTTACGGTGGGCGCATCCATTGGAGGCACGAAATGGGAAATGGGCAAGACCTATACCTACCACATCTCGTACAATTTTGTGTCGCTGATTACCACCAACGACCAGTTCATCGCCTACACGGACGAAACCCTGACGGATCAGGTGGCTTTCTTCTTGAGTGCATCCGCAACTACTGCCGGGACTACGGGTACGATTATAGCCCCGACTGGATTAACCGTTACACCTACCACTTTTGCAAGCGGTGCGTCTAACATCCCTGTGAAGGTCACTTGGCCAAAAGACTTGGGGAATTATATAAGTATGGAGATTCAGTTCGCAGGCAAGAAAAAACAAATCAGATTGTCCCGTCAGACACCCACTGAAGGGGATGCCCATTGGCTCTATTCCTTGCCCGAGACGACCAGCCAGCACTTGGAAAATGACATCATCGGCTTGCAGAACGCATCGGAATCGGACTGGATAGCCATGACCTCGTCTCCTACGTACACGAAGGACAATTATTCGCAGGTCATTTATGACAACTCCTCAAAGGGCGACATTTACCTGCAGACGTTGAGCATCCCGTCGGCGAACCGCTTCGCCTCGTTGCTTGCCACCAAAGAGGACTTTGACCAAAATGTGATGTACTGCGTGGAGCAGAAAGCCTTTACCGCCGATTTCGGCTTCAAGGGCTGCGAACGAAATATTTCCCGCGAATCGGAGAAATGGAACATCGTGCTGAACGGCGGACATTTCAAGGACAACGTCACAAACATGAAAGCCAGAGTGGTAATCTCCTCCGATGTATCTGATGAGCTGATCAACGATCAGGGACGTGATCTTACTTATGGCGAACCGGTGTCTATTGTCGTAAACAAAACTACATCTATGGCTGTGTCCGCCACTCCTTACGTGAAGAAGCGTTGGGACAACCTGCAAAACAATACGGCCAATAACGGCACACGCAAGGTAAACGTGCAGGTGAAGAACGACGGCATGGACGAGTGGTACGATTGCGGACCTGACGGATTGATGAGTGATAGGTTCACGTGGGGAAATAATTTTGCAATAGGATATAACCAATACCACGGAAAAGGTAATAATTGGAATAATGGTGCACTTCCAATAGTCCGGGATTATTATGAAGTGCATCAGAAACACCCGATGTTTGGCTTGCACAGATGGTCTATAATGAGGGACAACGGTGATGCAAATATAATGGGGAACGCCCTATATATGATATTCTGCAGTGCCAGACAGTGGAACGGATGGAATAATGGAAGCATCTACCGCAATAGTACGTCTGGGGGATGGTCATACATTGCATGCAATCAGGCAAACAGCATTACTGATCCTGAAAATCCCAATTACAATGATGTCTATAATGGCGGCCGATTCATCACCATTGGCGTAAATGGTCGTAACTGGAGATGGTCATCTTGGCAAAACTATCCGGGACCTCTTACAGTATGGATTCCGGTAGTATACACTGACTCCCATTGCGGATTGAACGCACGCCCTACAGACGGCACTCCCATTCCCGGAACATCGGTTAACGAATAG
- a CDS encoding RteC domain-containing protein yields MAERTDMKDFAARLEEEAEKKVEKIEAGDLNMIKKSFEASLVLADAFLQLKAFIADYTFRDEAEEIEFFKTVKPRICHRLIYYRKIYNIEMNRPVGNESQRSYLIDEIRGINRYNEKRSDFVRYYRSGLTHLDALYYLRGNLDTALYLESFHHERDPSFSTNCDFMAARLLANERLIRYLTKELEAFELRQAEESLLKVRLTWKATKTELTELLFALDSRKAFGDVPLTRLSEYVQRAFNIELDKNLSRTFGDLRIRNRQTPFLDSLKAALLRRMNRPLNNRPGGRNKKTL; encoded by the coding sequence ATGGCTGAACGAACGGACATGAAGGACTTCGCCGCAAGGCTTGAGGAAGAGGCGGAAAAGAAGGTGGAGAAGATAGAGGCCGGAGACCTGAACATGATCAAGAAATCATTCGAAGCCTCGTTGGTGCTCGCGGACGCTTTCCTGCAACTGAAAGCCTTCATCGCGGACTATACTTTCCGTGACGAGGCAGAGGAAATCGAGTTCTTCAAGACGGTCAAACCCCGAATCTGCCACCGGCTCATCTACTACCGCAAGATATACAACATCGAGATGAACCGTCCCGTAGGCAACGAGTCACAGCGGAGCTACCTGATAGACGAGATACGGGGCATCAACCGTTACAACGAGAAACGTTCGGACTTCGTGCGTTACTACCGCTCCGGGCTGACCCACTTGGACGCACTCTATTACCTGAGGGGTAACCTTGACACGGCACTCTACTTGGAGTCGTTCCATCACGAGCGTGATCCGTCATTCTCGACCAACTGTGACTTCATGGCGGCACGGCTTCTCGCCAACGAGCGGCTGATCCGCTACCTGACGAAAGAATTAGAGGCGTTCGAACTGCGGCAAGCCGAAGAATCGTTGCTGAAGGTGCGCCTGACGTGGAAAGCGACGAAGACGGAACTGACCGAACTGCTATTTGCATTGGACAGTCGCAAGGCATTCGGGGATGTCCCGTTGACAAGGCTGTCGGAGTATGTGCAGAGGGCATTCAACATCGAGTTGGACAAGAACCTGTCCCGGACATTCGGCGACCTGCGCATCCGCAATCGGCAGACGCCTTTCCTTGACAGCCTGAAGGCCGCACTGCTCAGGCGGATGAACCGCCCGCTGAACAACCGCCCCGGAGGGCGGAACAAAAAGACGCTTTGA
- a CDS encoding PepSY-like domain-containing protein: MKQVFVKPLLLLLVILAGASCDKDEKEIGYDALPQKARQFIAQYFPGAECTRAVRDKDGGTTEYEAWLSDGAELEFDEQGEWTSVDCKFSALPDGILPESIATDITARYPDAVPYKVEKQPGGYEIDIPGWELYYNYQGTFIRTERDL; the protein is encoded by the coding sequence ATGAAACAGGTATTTGTCAAACCTCTGTTGCTGCTGCTCGTGATACTGGCAGGGGCATCCTGCGACAAGGACGAGAAGGAAATCGGCTACGACGCGCTGCCCCAAAAGGCGCGGCAGTTCATCGCGCAGTATTTCCCCGGTGCGGAATGCACCCGTGCGGTGCGTGACAAGGACGGCGGCACGACCGAATATGAGGCATGGCTCTCGGACGGAGCGGAACTGGAGTTCGACGAACAGGGCGAGTGGACGAGCGTGGACTGCAAGTTCTCCGCGCTGCCGGACGGCATCCTGCCGGAATCCATCGCGACGGACATCACCGCCCGTTACCCCGATGCCGTACCTTACAAGGTGGAGAAACAACCGGGCGGTTACGAGATAGACATCCCCGGCTGGGAACTGTACTACAACTATCAAGGCACGTTCATCCGCACCGAGAGAGACCTGTAA
- a CDS encoding AAA family ATPase: MINKLEISNFKLHDHTKIEVGGLTIFTGMNGMGKSSIIQSLLLLRQSFFMNDLESGLNLKGDLCDLGISGELACQSSKEHSLRLEMNFDDQPHLNYTFNYPDDILDTFLLGDKNNVVDKNTLSAYSLFNDKFQYLSAFRFGPQKSYNRDTSLVVTKKQISKIMGQCEYAIHYLEQYKNEQIPLTKLGIEADGEVTKDYRLSVQVERWMRKISPNIKINIEQSGEDFRLKYKFNREENTITEEVSALNTGFGITYVLPILIAVLSASKGALIIIENPEAHIHPKGQAVLMELIAKAVKNGVQIIIESHSDHIINGSLVAVNKGWIPSHLLSIYYFERDEHEHTAISHHLEITPTGCIKRPPQGFFDQIDIDLKILTDKPAGVKLAGCHAKVQAPGFHKCGSCFLM, from the coding sequence ATGATAAATAAACTGGAAATAAGCAATTTCAAATTGCATGATCATACTAAAATAGAAGTGGGTGGTTTGACTATTTTTACCGGTATGAACGGAATGGGAAAATCATCCATCATACAATCGCTTTTGCTGTTACGGCAGTCTTTCTTTATGAATGACCTCGAATCAGGGCTGAATCTGAAAGGCGACTTGTGTGATTTGGGTATTTCGGGAGAATTGGCCTGTCAATCCTCAAAGGAACATAGTCTCCGTTTGGAGATGAATTTTGATGATCAGCCTCATTTAAACTATACGTTCAACTATCCGGATGATATACTTGATACCTTTCTCTTGGGTGATAAGAACAATGTTGTCGATAAAAATACCTTGTCCGCATACTCTCTATTCAATGATAAATTCCAATACTTAAGTGCATTCCGTTTTGGTCCCCAGAAAAGTTATAACAGAGATACGTCATTGGTCGTTACAAAAAAACAAATCTCCAAAATCATGGGACAATGCGAATATGCAATCCACTACTTGGAACAATACAAAAACGAGCAAATTCCACTGACAAAGTTAGGCATAGAAGCTGACGGAGAAGTGACAAAAGACTACAGGCTGTCCGTACAGGTTGAACGTTGGATGAGAAAAATATCACCTAACATAAAAATCAATATCGAACAGAGTGGAGAAGACTTCAGGCTCAAATACAAATTCAACAGAGAAGAAAATACGATAACCGAAGAGGTCAGCGCATTAAATACAGGATTTGGCATCACCTATGTGCTTCCTATCCTAATTGCCGTGTTGAGTGCCTCCAAAGGAGCATTGATCATCATCGAGAACCCGGAGGCACATATACACCCCAAAGGACAAGCGGTTTTGATGGAACTGATAGCCAAAGCTGTAAAAAATGGAGTGCAAATAATCATCGAATCTCACAGTGACCATATCATAAACGGCAGTTTGGTTGCTGTAAATAAAGGTTGGATTCCATCACATTTATTATCCATATATTATTTTGAACGAGACGAGCATGAACATACGGCTATAAGCCATCATTTGGAGATAACCCCAACAGGCTGCATCAAACGGCCACCGCAAGGCTTTTTTGATCAAATAGACATTGACTTGAAAATTTTAACTGACAAGCCTGCCGGGGTAAAGCTGGCAGGCTGCCATGCTAAAGTACAAGCTCCGGGCTTTCACAAGTGCGGGTCTTGTTTTCTCATGTAA
- a CDS encoding helix-turn-helix domain-containing protein, whose product MEIVSIEKKTFEEMKERFEKFSEHVKGLCARYRPPERMNWMDSADVCEKLGVSKRTVQTYRDRGLLPYSQINHKIYYRTEDVEAFLEAMSRETMEEE is encoded by the coding sequence CTGGAAATAGTGAGCATCGAAAAGAAGACCTTCGAGGAAATGAAAGAACGCTTTGAAAAGTTCTCGGAACATGTGAAAGGCCTCTGTGCCCGTTACCGTCCGCCTGAAAGGATGAACTGGATGGACAGTGCGGATGTCTGCGAGAAGTTGGGCGTCAGCAAGCGGACGGTACAGACCTACCGTGACCGGGGACTGTTGCCGTACAGCCAGATCAACCACAAGATTTACTACCGGACGGAGGACGTGGAAGCGTTCTTGGAAGCCATGAGCCGGGAAACGATGGAGGAGGAATGA